One genomic segment of Helianthus annuus cultivar XRQ/B chromosome 14, HanXRQr2.0-SUNRISE, whole genome shotgun sequence includes these proteins:
- the LOC110907153 gene encoding uncharacterized protein LOC110907153, giving the protein MSEGIFEGLRCTNGGPILSHLIYADDVVFLGRWSLENALNIRRILRCFFLASGLKVNLAKYSMFGVGINDEEIKFMADCMNCKKGSFPFKHLGLIVGANMNLIRNWKPVIDIFKSRLSIWKAKSLSYGGRFTLLKSVLNSLPTYFFSLYKAPAKVIDALERIRRTFFWKGSDDNSYMSWMAWEKVIAPIEYGGLGFGSLRNANLAMLSK; this is encoded by the coding sequence ATGTCCGAAGGTATTTTCGAAGGTCTCAGGTGTACAAATGGCGGTCCAATTCTCTCACATCTCATCTATGCAGATGATGTCGTTTTTCTTGGAAGATGGTCGCTTGAAAATGCTCTAAATATCCGTAGAATATTAAGATGTTTTTTCTTGGCTTCGGGTTTAAAAGTAAACCTAGCAAAGTATTCCATGTTCGGTGTGGGGATAAATGATGAAGAGATAAAATTCATGGCGGACTGTATGAATTGTAAAAAAGGATCATTTCCGTTCAAGCACTTGGGATTGATCGTGGGAGCAAATATGAATCTTATACGTAACTGGAAGCCGGTTATCGATATATTTAAGTCTCGGTTGTCAATTTGGAAGGCCAAAAGTTTATCGTATGGAGGTAGATTTACATTGCTTAAATCGGTATTGAATTCGTTGCCTACGTATTTTTTCTCATTGTATAAAGCACCGGCGAAAGTAATTGATGCGTTGGAAAGGATTAGAAGAACGTTCTTTTGGAAGGGATCGGATGACAACTCTTATATGAGTTGGATGGCATGGGAAAAAGTCATTGCCCCTATCGAATACGGTGGTCTTGGTTTCGGTTCACTCCGTAACGCCAACTTGGCAATGCTGTCGAAATAG